Proteins encoded together in one Kutzneria kofuensis window:
- a CDS encoding MarR family winged helix-turn-helix transcriptional regulator, whose product MTDATSARLADAFMHVAKRLRGRWMHQLAPLGLTPGQGRALGVIARAGDGIRMADLAGRLDIVPRSATSVVDGLEDQGLVLRRPDPGDRRSMLVTLTEAGRLLVSRIEQAQRGAAEEMFGTLEPAERDQLLAVLLRLNACGKHPGSI is encoded by the coding sequence GTGACCGACGCCACCAGCGCGCGGCTCGCGGACGCGTTCATGCACGTGGCCAAGCGCCTCCGCGGCCGCTGGATGCACCAGCTCGCGCCGCTCGGGCTCACCCCCGGCCAGGGCCGCGCGCTGGGCGTGATCGCCCGGGCCGGCGACGGCATCCGGATGGCCGACCTGGCCGGCCGGCTCGACATCGTGCCCCGCTCGGCCACCTCGGTCGTGGACGGGCTGGAGGACCAGGGCCTGGTGCTGCGCCGGCCCGATCCCGGCGACCGTCGCTCCATGCTCGTCACCCTCACCGAGGCCGGCCGGCTGCTCGTCAGCCGCATCGAGCAGGCCCAGCGCGGGGCCGCCGAGGAGATGTTCGGCACGCTGGAGCCGGCCGAACGCGATCAGCTGCTGGCAGTGCTGCTGCGGCTGAACGCGTGCGGGAAGCACCCGGGATCGATTTAG
- a CDS encoding response regulator transcription factor, producing the protein MSDDKDELHDFDLALQAAVADRLDVEGSLRRVHERAASATPADGRILVGVVERHALYRNAVARVLAETSDIRPGVVADTVERFAAGHQPPGGVVLLSGDGLRAVQSLRELTGSGHKVLVLAANVIRRGVVDALSAGAYGYMSKDADADEVLTAIRAIADGDTYMSPSALHLVYPPTEWHPDTVAGLTEREHRVLSMVAAGRSVADIAKTLSTSVDVVRDQLARARAKAWPHPADASTARPAVDASDPRARD; encoded by the coding sequence ATGTCCGATGACAAGGACGAACTGCACGACTTCGACCTCGCCCTCCAGGCAGCGGTGGCCGATCGGCTCGACGTCGAGGGCTCGCTGAGGCGGGTCCACGAACGCGCCGCCTCGGCGACTCCCGCGGATGGCCGCATCCTCGTCGGCGTCGTCGAGCGGCACGCCTTGTACCGGAACGCGGTGGCCCGGGTGTTGGCCGAAACCTCCGATATCCGACCGGGGGTGGTGGCTGACACAGTCGAGCGGTTCGCGGCGGGTCACCAGCCACCGGGCGGCGTCGTGCTGCTGAGTGGTGACGGTCTTCGGGCCGTGCAGAGCCTGCGCGAGTTGACCGGCTCCGGACACAAGGTGCTGGTCCTGGCGGCGAATGTCATCCGTCGAGGTGTGGTCGACGCGCTGAGCGCCGGCGCGTACGGGTACATGTCCAAGGACGCGGACGCCGACGAAGTCCTGACGGCGATCCGGGCGATCGCCGACGGGGACACCTACATGTCGCCGTCGGCGCTGCATCTGGTGTACCCGCCCACGGAGTGGCATCCCGACACCGTGGCTGGCCTAACCGAGCGCGAGCACCGTGTGCTCTCGATGGTCGCGGCGGGACGTAGCGTGGCGGACATCGCGAAGACTCTTTCGACGAGCGTGGATGTCGTGCGCGATCAACTGGCCCGCGCCCGGGCGAAGGCGTGGCCTCACCCGGCCGACGCATCCACCGCACGCCCGGCCGTCGACGCCAGCGATCCCCGGGCCCGTGACTGA
- the tesB gene encoding acyl-CoA thioesterase II gives MTEAARAAAADPGAAQAPGSVPLTLDGVPHGQPVLDRLVALLDLERIEENIFRGVSPADSSVRVFGGQVAGQALVAAGRTVPEERKVHSLHAYFIRPGDPRVPIVYEVDRIRDGRSFTTRRVVAVQHGKAIFSLSASFQKIEPGMDHAEPMPDVPDPESLPTFGERVAQLGPDAVKLANDRQRPIDLRYVADPPWITRESGPHEAVNQVWMRADGKLPDDDLLHVCVLAYASDMTLLDSVLARHGVYWGTDKVLGASLDHAMWFHRPFRADEWFLYDCTSPSASNARGLATGRFFTRDGKLVATVVQEGLLRVLP, from the coding sequence TTGACTGAAGCGGCTCGCGCCGCGGCCGCCGACCCCGGAGCCGCCCAGGCTCCGGGGTCGGTGCCGTTGACGCTCGACGGGGTGCCGCACGGGCAGCCGGTGCTCGACCGCCTGGTCGCGCTGCTGGACCTGGAGCGCATCGAGGAGAACATCTTCCGCGGGGTCAGCCCGGCCGACTCCTCGGTCCGCGTGTTCGGCGGCCAGGTCGCCGGCCAGGCCCTCGTCGCCGCGGGGCGCACCGTGCCGGAGGAGCGCAAGGTGCACTCCCTGCACGCCTACTTCATCCGGCCGGGCGACCCGCGCGTTCCGATCGTCTACGAGGTCGACCGCATCCGCGACGGCCGCTCCTTCACGACCCGCCGGGTGGTGGCCGTCCAGCACGGCAAGGCGATCTTCTCGCTGTCGGCGTCGTTCCAGAAGATCGAGCCGGGCATGGACCACGCCGAGCCGATGCCGGACGTGCCGGACCCGGAGTCGCTGCCGACCTTCGGCGAGCGGGTGGCCCAGCTCGGCCCCGACGCCGTGAAGCTGGCCAACGACCGGCAGCGGCCGATCGACCTGCGCTACGTGGCCGACCCGCCGTGGATCACCCGGGAGAGCGGCCCGCACGAGGCGGTCAACCAGGTGTGGATGCGGGCCGACGGCAAGCTGCCCGACGACGACCTGCTGCACGTGTGCGTGCTGGCGTACGCGTCGGACATGACGCTGCTGGACTCGGTGCTGGCCCGGCACGGCGTGTACTGGGGCACCGACAAGGTGCTCGGCGCCAGCCTGGACCACGCGATGTGGTTCCACCGCCCGTTCCGGGCCGACGAGTGGTTCCTGTACGACTGCACCTCGCCCAGCGCCTCCAACGCCCGGGGCCTGGCCACCGGCCGGTTCTTCACCCGCGACGGCAAGCTGGTCGCCACCGTCGTCCAGGAAGGCCTCCTGCGCGTCCTGCCGTGA
- a CDS encoding SAM-dependent methyltransferase — translation MELPDWVPATMDVSKPSPARMYDYYLGGTHNFEVDRDAAERAIAAMPYTIQGARGNRDFLRRAVRLLVDSGIRQLLDLGSGIPTVGNVHEVAQRRDPTARVVYVDIDPVAVAHSSAILRHNHLATVVQADMRDVDAVLSHPQVRGLIDFSEPVGLIMASVLHFVPDSSRPAEIVAAYRDAVPAGSHLALSHIGAKEEPDNRTGMLADFKAVYQNTTNPVVLRTRPQIESFFAGFDLLEPGVVLVHQWRPDADQEVPAKLPPGYGGVGMKG, via the coding sequence ATGGAGCTGCCTGACTGGGTGCCGGCGACCATGGACGTCAGCAAGCCGAGTCCCGCCCGGATGTACGACTACTACCTGGGCGGCACGCACAACTTCGAGGTCGACCGGGACGCCGCGGAGCGGGCCATCGCCGCGATGCCGTACACGATCCAGGGGGCCAGGGGGAACCGCGACTTCCTGCGGCGCGCGGTGCGGCTGCTCGTCGACTCCGGTATCCGGCAGCTGCTCGACCTCGGCTCGGGCATCCCCACCGTGGGGAACGTGCACGAGGTCGCGCAGCGCCGGGACCCCACCGCCCGCGTGGTGTACGTGGACATCGACCCGGTCGCGGTAGCGCACAGCTCCGCGATCCTGCGGCACAACCACCTCGCCACCGTGGTGCAGGCCGACATGCGCGACGTCGACGCCGTGCTGTCCCATCCCCAGGTGCGCGGCCTGATCGACTTCTCCGAGCCGGTCGGCCTGATCATGGCGTCGGTGCTGCACTTCGTGCCGGACTCCTCGCGGCCGGCCGAGATCGTCGCGGCCTACCGGGACGCCGTGCCGGCCGGCAGCCACCTCGCGCTGTCCCACATCGGCGCCAAGGAGGAGCCGGACAACCGGACCGGAATGCTGGCCGACTTCAAGGCCGTGTACCAGAACACCACCAACCCGGTCGTGCTGCGCACCCGGCCGCAGATCGAGTCCTTCTTCGCCGGCTTCGACCTGCTGGAGCCCGGGGTCGTGCTGGTGCACCAGTGGCGGCCGGACGCCGACCAGGAGGTCCCGGCCAAGCTGCCGCCCGGCTACGGCGGCGTCGGAATGAAGGGGTAA
- a CDS encoding alpha/beta fold hydrolase produces the protein METVTSKDGTSIAYERIGQGPVLALVGGAFMTRHSFGAHAQALAAEFEVVTYDRRGRGGSTITPPYAVEREIEDLAAVVDAVGASFVHGMSSGAALAFLAAAAGLPVRRLSGMEPPYRVAGAPPVDPTYGPILESLTEAGRYDEVVAHFMINAVGQPPEAVDQLKASPMWPDLVALAPTLVHDNAVMGDALPPASLSRIPVPTLVISSTGSAPFLQSASAAAASLIPDAVHVQRDGAFHDLPPETLAAALTEFFKQ, from the coding sequence ATGGAGACAGTCACTTCCAAGGACGGCACCTCGATCGCGTACGAGCGGATCGGGCAGGGGCCGGTACTGGCACTCGTCGGCGGGGCGTTCATGACCCGCCACTCCTTCGGGGCGCATGCCCAGGCCCTCGCCGCCGAGTTCGAGGTCGTCACCTACGACCGGCGCGGGCGTGGCGGCAGCACCATCACCCCGCCCTACGCCGTCGAGCGGGAGATCGAGGACCTCGCCGCCGTCGTCGACGCCGTCGGCGCGTCTTTCGTGCACGGCATGTCCTCCGGCGCCGCCCTCGCCTTCCTCGCCGCCGCTGCCGGCCTGCCCGTCCGGCGCCTCTCCGGCATGGAACCGCCCTACCGTGTCGCCGGTGCCCCGCCCGTCGACCCCACCTACGGCCCCATCCTCGAGTCCCTCACCGAGGCCGGCCGCTACGACGAGGTCGTCGCCCACTTCATGATCAACGCCGTCGGCCAGCCGCCCGAGGCCGTCGACCAGCTCAAAGCCTCCCCGATGTGGCCCGACCTGGTCGCCCTCGCCCCCACGCTCGTCCACGACAACGCCGTCATGGGCGACGCGCTCCCGCCCGCCTCCCTCTCCCGCATCCCCGTTCCCACCCTCGTCATCAGCAGCACCGGCAGCGCCCCCTTCCTGCAGTCCGCCTCCGCGGCCGCCGCCTCCCTCATCCCCGACGCCGTCCACGTCCAACGCGACGGCGCCTTCCACGATCTCCCGCCCGAGACCCTCGCCGCCGCCCTCACGGAGTTCTTCAAGCAGTGA
- a CDS encoding DUF2218 domain-containing protein, giving the protein MTGSSFTTQALVATDRPSRYLVQLCKHFGHKIQTVWTEHEGELYFDFGTALLRTRPEGLHITCTTGDAESLTRLADVVERHLVRFGAKDELVVAWTSTGQAA; this is encoded by the coding sequence ATGACAGGCTCATCATTCACGACGCAGGCGCTGGTCGCGACCGACCGGCCGTCACGCTATCTGGTGCAGCTCTGCAAGCACTTCGGCCACAAGATCCAGACCGTGTGGACCGAGCACGAGGGCGAGCTGTACTTCGACTTCGGCACCGCCCTGCTGCGCACCCGGCCCGAGGGCCTGCACATCACGTGCACCACCGGCGACGCCGAGTCCCTCACGCGCCTCGCCGACGTCGTCGAGCGGCACCTGGTGCGATTCGGCGCCAAGGACGAGCTGGTGGTGGCCTGGACCTCGACGGGCCAGGCCGCCTGA
- the pyk gene encoding pyruvate kinase, with product MSRRAKIVCTLGPATSTPEKMRDLVAAGMDVARMNFSHGSHADHKQVYDLVRTTAAESGRAVGILADLQGPKIRLGTFAGGPVEWRTGDVVRVTVDDVAGTHDRVSTTYKNLAKDAKVGDRLLVDDGKVGLVVTAVEGQDVVCEVTEGGPVSNNKGLSLPGMDVSVPAMSEKDIEDLEFALGLGVDFIALSFVRSPADIDLVHQVMDRVGKGRLPVIAKIEKPEAVDNLEAIVLAFDGVMVARGDLGVELPLEQVPLVQKRAIQISRENAKPVIVATQMLDSMITNSRPTRAEASDVANAVLDGADALMLSGETSVGRYAIESVQTMGKIITAVESESTVVPPLTHVPRTKRGVISYAARDIGERLNAKALVAFTQSGDTVRRLARLHTHLPLLAFTPEPDVLSQLALTWGTETFLVPKVDSTDQMVRQVDTSMLSIGRYQPGDLVVIVAGSPPGTVGSTNLIRVHRLGEDDHA from the coding sequence GTGAGCCGACGAGCGAAGATCGTCTGTACCCTCGGGCCAGCGACGTCCACCCCGGAGAAGATGCGCGACCTGGTCGCGGCGGGCATGGACGTGGCCCGGATGAACTTCAGCCACGGCAGCCACGCCGACCACAAGCAGGTGTACGACCTGGTGCGGACCACCGCCGCCGAGTCGGGCCGCGCGGTCGGCATCCTGGCTGACCTGCAGGGCCCCAAGATCCGCCTGGGAACGTTCGCGGGCGGCCCTGTCGAGTGGCGGACGGGCGACGTCGTGCGGGTCACCGTCGACGACGTCGCCGGCACCCACGATCGGGTGTCCACGACGTACAAGAACCTGGCCAAGGACGCCAAGGTCGGTGACCGGCTGCTGGTCGACGACGGCAAGGTGGGCCTCGTGGTCACCGCCGTCGAGGGCCAGGACGTGGTCTGCGAGGTCACCGAGGGCGGGCCGGTCAGCAACAACAAGGGCCTGTCGCTGCCCGGCATGGACGTCTCCGTGCCGGCGATGAGCGAGAAGGACATCGAGGACCTGGAGTTCGCGCTCGGCCTGGGCGTCGACTTCATCGCGCTGTCCTTCGTCCGCTCCCCGGCCGACATCGACCTGGTCCACCAGGTGATGGACCGGGTCGGCAAGGGCCGGCTGCCGGTGATCGCCAAGATCGAGAAGCCGGAGGCGGTGGACAACCTCGAGGCGATCGTGCTCGCCTTCGACGGTGTCATGGTCGCCCGCGGCGACCTGGGCGTGGAGCTGCCGCTGGAGCAGGTCCCGCTGGTGCAGAAGCGCGCCATCCAGATCTCCCGGGAGAACGCCAAGCCGGTCATCGTGGCCACGCAGATGCTGGACTCGATGATCACCAACTCCCGGCCGACCCGGGCCGAGGCCTCGGACGTGGCCAACGCGGTGCTCGACGGCGCCGACGCGCTGATGCTGTCCGGCGAGACCAGCGTCGGCCGGTACGCGATCGAGTCCGTGCAGACCATGGGCAAGATCATCACGGCGGTGGAGAGCGAGTCCACCGTGGTGCCGCCGCTGACCCACGTGCCGCGCACCAAGCGGGGCGTCATCTCCTACGCGGCCCGCGACATCGGCGAGCGCCTCAACGCCAAGGCCCTGGTCGCGTTCACCCAGTCCGGCGACACCGTGCGCCGGCTGGCCCGGCTGCACACGCACCTGCCGCTGCTGGCCTTCACGCCGGAGCCGGACGTGCTGAGTCAGCTTGCTCTCACCTGGGGCACGGAGACCTTCCTCGTGCCTAAGGTGGACTCCACCGACCAGATGGTCCGCCAGGTCGACACCTCGATGCTGTCCATCGGCCGCTACCAGCCCGGTGACCTGGTGGTCATCGTGGCCGGCTCGCCGCCCGGCACCGTAGGGTCGACCAACCTCATCCGGGTGCACCGGTTGGGCGAGGACGATCACGCCTAG
- the gndA gene encoding NADP-dependent phosphogluconate dehydrogenase, whose protein sequence is MATEQKARIGVTGLAVMGSNLARNLARHGFRVAVHNRSSARTKALVEQYGSEGEFVPAETTAEFVQSLQKPRQVIIMVKAGGPTDAVIDELAELMEPGDMIVDGGNAHFADTRRREKALKERGLHFVGTGISGGEEGALNGPSIMPGGSAESYQHLGPVLEAIAAQVDGVPCCTHVGEDGAGHFVKMVHNGIEYADMQLIAEAYDLLSNVAGLTPTEIAEVFRGWNTGDLESYLVEITAEVLGHVDAATGKPFVEIVADQAEQKGTGRWTVQEALELGVPVTGIAEAVFARSLSGHVGQRAAAQKVLPGPASKPSIADREAFVEDVRQALYASKVVAYAQGFDEIRTAADTYGWQIDLGSMATIWRGGCIIRARFLNRIKDAYDKDGNLPSLLVDEYFADAVIKAQESWRRVVVAAASAGVPAPGFSSALAYYDALRAERLPAALIQGLRDFFGAHTYRRVDKGEASFHTLWSGDRTEQDA, encoded by the coding sequence ATGGCAACTGAACAGAAGGCTCGGATCGGCGTCACGGGCCTGGCCGTGATGGGGAGCAACCTGGCTCGCAACCTGGCTCGTCACGGTTTCCGGGTCGCCGTGCACAACAGGTCGTCGGCGCGCACCAAGGCGCTGGTCGAGCAGTACGGCTCCGAGGGCGAGTTCGTGCCGGCGGAGACGACCGCCGAGTTCGTGCAGTCCCTGCAGAAGCCGCGCCAGGTGATCATCATGGTCAAGGCGGGCGGCCCCACCGACGCCGTGATCGACGAGCTGGCCGAGCTCATGGAGCCCGGCGACATGATCGTCGACGGCGGCAACGCCCACTTCGCGGACACCCGGCGCCGGGAGAAGGCGCTCAAGGAGCGCGGCCTGCACTTCGTCGGCACCGGCATCTCCGGCGGCGAGGAGGGCGCGCTCAACGGGCCGAGCATCATGCCCGGCGGCTCGGCGGAGTCCTACCAGCACCTCGGTCCCGTGCTGGAGGCCATCGCCGCGCAGGTCGACGGCGTGCCGTGCTGCACGCACGTCGGCGAGGACGGCGCCGGTCACTTCGTGAAGATGGTGCACAACGGCATCGAGTACGCCGACATGCAGCTCATCGCCGAGGCGTACGACCTGCTCAGCAACGTCGCCGGCCTGACGCCGACGGAGATCGCCGAGGTCTTCCGCGGCTGGAACACCGGCGACCTCGAGTCGTACCTGGTGGAGATCACCGCCGAGGTGCTCGGGCACGTCGACGCCGCGACCGGCAAGCCGTTCGTGGAGATCGTCGCCGACCAGGCCGAGCAGAAGGGCACCGGCCGCTGGACCGTGCAGGAAGCCCTGGAGCTGGGCGTGCCGGTCACCGGCATCGCCGAGGCCGTGTTCGCCCGGTCGCTGTCCGGCCACGTCGGCCAGCGCGCCGCCGCGCAGAAGGTGCTGCCCGGCCCCGCCTCGAAGCCGTCGATCGCCGACCGCGAGGCGTTCGTCGAGGACGTCCGGCAGGCGCTGTACGCGTCCAAGGTCGTGGCCTACGCGCAGGGCTTCGACGAGATCCGCACCGCCGCCGACACCTACGGCTGGCAGATCGACCTCGGCTCGATGGCCACCATCTGGCGGGGCGGCTGCATCATCCGGGCGCGGTTCCTCAACCGGATCAAGGACGCGTACGACAAGGACGGCAACCTGCCGTCGCTGCTGGTGGACGAGTACTTCGCCGACGCGGTGATCAAGGCCCAGGAGTCGTGGCGGCGGGTTGTCGTCGCGGCCGCGAGCGCCGGCGTGCCCGCGCCGGGCTTCTCCTCGGCGCTGGCGTACTACGACGCGCTGCGGGCCGAGCGCCTGCCGGCCGCGCTGATCCAGGGCCTGCGCGACTTCTTCGGCGCGCACACCTACCGGCGCGTCGACAAGGGCGAGGCCAGCTTCCACACCCTGTGGAGCGGCGACCGCACCGAGCAGGACGCCTGA
- a CDS encoding undecaprenyl-diphosphate phosphatase, whose amino-acid sequence MSDLSYVEAIAVGLLQGVSELFPVSSLGHSVLLPALAGGQWAKDLSLSGKETPYLAVLVAMHVATALALVVFYWRDWVRIIRGLWTSIVTRKISNAEQRLGWLLVVGTIPVGIAGIALDSLVRNVLGKPVPTALFLALNGLVLFAVERLQHRRKDAEEQVSPDQTMIIPNAAFSSGDTAPLHAITAEPLTADEASERRLSKLQWKEAVMIGGAQALALLPGISRSGITIVAGLMRGLRHDDAARFAFLLATPVILGAGVIKMPELFKPEVHGSLGPALVGSIVAGLAAYVSARFLASYFETRTLNPFAIYCMVAGLGSLAYFLIAGTPA is encoded by the coding sequence ATGTCGGACCTGAGCTACGTCGAGGCCATCGCCGTCGGGCTGCTCCAGGGGGTGAGCGAGCTCTTCCCGGTCTCCAGCCTGGGACACAGCGTGCTGCTACCGGCGCTGGCGGGCGGGCAGTGGGCCAAGGACCTGAGCCTGAGCGGCAAGGAGACGCCGTACCTGGCGGTCCTGGTGGCCATGCACGTGGCGACCGCGCTGGCGCTGGTGGTGTTCTACTGGCGGGACTGGGTGCGCATCATCCGCGGCCTGTGGACGTCCATCGTCACGCGCAAGATCTCCAACGCCGAGCAGCGGCTGGGCTGGCTGCTGGTGGTCGGCACGATCCCGGTCGGCATCGCCGGCATCGCGCTGGACAGCCTCGTGCGCAACGTGCTCGGCAAACCCGTGCCGACGGCGCTGTTCCTGGCGTTGAACGGCCTCGTGCTGTTCGCCGTGGAACGGCTGCAGCACCGGCGCAAGGACGCCGAGGAGCAGGTGTCCCCGGACCAGACGATGATCATCCCGAACGCGGCGTTCTCCTCCGGCGACACCGCCCCGCTGCACGCCATCACCGCCGAGCCGCTGACCGCCGACGAGGCCTCCGAGCGGCGGCTGTCCAAGCTGCAGTGGAAGGAGGCGGTGATGATCGGCGGCGCGCAGGCGCTGGCGCTGCTGCCCGGCATCAGCCGCTCCGGCATCACCATCGTCGCCGGCCTGATGCGGGGCCTGCGCCACGACGACGCCGCCCGCTTCGCCTTCCTGCTGGCCACCCCGGTCATCCTCGGCGCCGGCGTGATCAAGATGCCGGAGCTGTTCAAGCCGGAGGTGCACGGCTCCCTCGGCCCGGCCCTGGTCGGCAGCATCGTCGCCGGCCTCGCGGCGTACGTCTCGGCCCGCTTCCTGGCCTCGTACTTCGAAACCCGGACCCTCAACCCGTTCGCCATCTACTGCATGGTCGCGGGCCTCGGCTCGCTGGCCTACTTCCTCATCGCCGGCACCCCAGCCTGA
- a CDS encoding RNA polymerase sigma factor, whose product MIHNGDGGCFDDYFRADFPRLVKFLVTAGFAFEAAQDAAEEAMLTVLQEWSTLRSPHAYVRKVALRWAVNQARRDRERVARSVRGGWLPQEETDPVAEVDDRLDGGPRVTALLAGLPARQRVVLAWHLDGFSNSEIAEHFGLKPATVGSNLRHAKQALRAALATTAITAPQPPVATAEGGVRRDVR is encoded by the coding sequence GTGATCCACAACGGCGACGGTGGATGCTTCGATGACTACTTTCGGGCCGACTTCCCGCGCTTGGTCAAATTCCTGGTCACCGCCGGATTTGCGTTCGAAGCAGCCCAGGACGCGGCGGAGGAGGCCATGCTGACAGTCCTCCAGGAGTGGTCGACCCTGCGCAGTCCGCACGCCTACGTACGGAAGGTGGCGCTGCGCTGGGCCGTCAACCAGGCCCGACGAGACCGGGAACGGGTCGCACGCAGCGTCCGCGGTGGCTGGCTGCCACAGGAGGAGACCGACCCTGTGGCCGAGGTGGACGACCGGCTGGACGGCGGACCACGAGTGACGGCCCTGCTGGCCGGCCTGCCGGCGCGGCAACGCGTCGTGCTGGCATGGCATCTGGACGGTTTCAGCAATAGTGAGATCGCCGAACACTTCGGGCTGAAGCCGGCGACGGTCGGCTCGAACTTGAGGCACGCCAAACAGGCCCTGAGAGCTGCGTTGGCCACCACCGCGATAACCGCGCCGCAGCCCCCGGTGGCCACAGCCGAGGGAGGGGTGCGCCGCGATGTCCGATGA
- the dacB gene encoding D-alanyl-D-alanine carboxypeptidase/D-alanyl-D-alanine endopeptidase codes for MRTSSRNIAIGCVAAALLALPAAASAGSANASALGQDLDSLLANPELAGGHAGLVVRNADTGETLYSRLGDDLLVPASNEKLVTSAAALDLLGADYSFDTIVRPAGTVSGGTLTGDLYLKGFGDPSTTLADYQAMANQVKQAGITNVTGHLVADDTYYDSVRLGPGWAWDDEPYFYNAQVSALTVAPDNNANAGSVNVTVAPGAQGQPAVVTMTPPNTYVTIQSTATTGTSTGLSVNRVHGTNTITVSGTIAAGAAAVTSQMSVDNPTAFAASVFRKALSDAGVSVTGTTTFQKMPTGLSTVASHTSATIGQLMAPFLKQSNNLIAETLTKAAGVERLGSGSFGAGVNALTTKLGALGIDPAKYNQFDGSGLSRLDIVSPAQIAQLLINAKSRPWFQTWYDALPVAGNSNPAIGGTLANRMAGTPAANNVHAKTGSMTGVSALSGYVTAADGEKLVFSLVSNNFLPGSVKDVEDAVAVRLAQYNGADDTSHAPRLVPHAKTTPGKVTDPRASLECSWTHSC; via the coding sequence GTGAGAACCTCTTCGCGCAACATCGCGATCGGCTGCGTCGCGGCCGCCCTGCTCGCGCTGCCGGCGGCGGCCAGCGCGGGCTCGGCCAACGCCTCAGCCCTCGGCCAGGACCTCGACTCCCTGCTGGCCAACCCCGAGCTCGCGGGCGGCCACGCCGGGCTCGTGGTCCGCAACGCCGACACCGGCGAGACCCTGTACTCCCGCCTCGGCGACGACCTGCTGGTGCCGGCGTCCAACGAGAAGCTGGTGACCTCGGCGGCGGCGCTGGACCTGCTCGGCGCCGACTACTCGTTCGACACGATCGTCCGCCCGGCCGGCACGGTCTCCGGCGGCACGCTCACCGGCGACCTGTACCTCAAAGGCTTCGGCGACCCGAGCACCACGCTCGCCGACTACCAGGCCATGGCCAACCAGGTGAAGCAGGCCGGTATCACCAACGTCACCGGCCACTTGGTCGCCGACGACACGTACTACGACAGCGTGCGCCTCGGCCCGGGCTGGGCGTGGGACGACGAGCCGTACTTCTACAACGCCCAGGTGTCGGCGCTGACCGTCGCACCCGACAACAACGCCAACGCCGGCTCGGTGAACGTGACGGTCGCGCCGGGCGCGCAGGGCCAGCCGGCGGTGGTGACCATGACGCCGCCGAACACGTACGTCACCATCCAGAGCACGGCGACCACCGGCACCTCGACCGGCCTGTCGGTGAACCGCGTGCACGGCACCAACACGATCACCGTCAGCGGCACCATCGCGGCCGGCGCGGCGGCCGTCACCAGCCAGATGTCGGTGGACAACCCGACCGCCTTCGCGGCGTCGGTCTTCCGCAAGGCACTGTCCGACGCGGGCGTGTCGGTCACCGGCACGACCACGTTCCAGAAGATGCCGACCGGCCTGTCCACCGTGGCCAGCCACACCTCGGCCACCATCGGCCAGCTGATGGCTCCGTTCCTCAAGCAGAGCAACAATCTCATCGCCGAGACGCTGACCAAGGCGGCCGGCGTGGAGCGGCTCGGCTCGGGCAGTTTCGGGGCCGGCGTCAACGCGCTGACCACCAAGCTCGGCGCGCTGGGCATCGATCCCGCCAAGTACAACCAGTTCGACGGCTCCGGACTGTCCAGGTTGGACATCGTCAGCCCGGCGCAGATCGCCCAGCTGCTGATCAACGCCAAGTCCCGGCCGTGGTTCCAGACCTGGTACGACGCGCTGCCGGTGGCCGGCAACAGCAACCCGGCGATCGGCGGCACGCTGGCCAACCGGATGGCCGGCACGCCCGCCGCGAACAACGTGCACGCCAAGACCGGCTCGATGACCGGCGTCAGCGCCCTGTCCGGTTACGTCACCGCCGCCGACGGTGAGAAGCTGGTGTTCTCCTTGGTGTCGAACAACTTCCTGCCCGGCTCGGTCAAGGACGTCGAGGACGCCGTCGCGGTCCGGCTGGCCCAGTACAACGGCGCCGACGACACCTCGCACGCGCCGCGGCTCGTCCCGCACGCCAAGACTACGCCGGGCAAGGTGACGGATCCGCGGGCGAGCCTGGAGTGCTCCTGGACCCACAGCTGCTAG